A genome region from bacterium includes the following:
- a CDS encoding macro domain-containing protein yields MPEKPIGRGRLILSQGDITESRADAIVNAANNHLWMGAGVAGAIKKKGGAAIEAEAMAQGPIPVGEAIVTGGGNLAARYVIHAAGMGQDLRTSAEHITACTEASLRRAEEFGISHVAFPAIGTGVGGFSSEAAARCMLSAAARHLASASGTVETVEFVLFSDADLAAFSGVLRDIEAN; encoded by the coding sequence ATGCCTGAAAAACCGATTGGACGCGGCCGGCTGATTCTCTCCCAGGGCGACATCACCGAAAGCCGGGCGGACGCCATCGTTAACGCCGCCAACAACCATCTGTGGATGGGGGCGGGCGTTGCCGGGGCCATCAAGAAAAAAGGCGGCGCCGCCATCGAGGCCGAAGCCATGGCGCAAGGCCCCATCCCGGTGGGGGAAGCGATCGTGACCGGGGGCGGAAACCTCGCGGCCCGCTATGTGATCCACGCGGCCGGTATGGGCCAGGACCTGCGGACCTCGGCGGAACATATCACGGCCTGTACCGAGGCGAGTCTGCGGCGGGCCGAGGAATTCGGTATTTCCCATGTGGCCTTTCCCGCGATTGGAACCGGTGTGGGCGGATTTTCATCCGAGGCGGCGGCACGCTGCATGCTCTCGGCCGCGGCGCGCCATCTGGCGTCCGCCTCCGGGACGGTCGAAACCGTGGAATTTGTCCTCTTCAGCGATGCCGATCTGGCCGCCTTTTCCGGCGTACTGAGGGATATTGAGGCCAACTGA
- the miaA gene encoding tRNA (adenosine(37)-N6)-dimethylallyltransferase MiaA: MERRDSRPVIALIGPTGTGKSALAVAIAGRLAERSVRVEIVGADARQIYRELSVGTSKPSVLERAAVPHHMIDVAAPEEVFSAARYAREALICLEGIYARGGFPLVVGGSGLYIRALLEGLFEGPEADPALRSRLEEVAEREGPAALHRRLAASDPAAAARLHPNDRKRVIRALEVYEVTGRPISALQAEAAVAGFTRPRYLGLDWPMEAYAARVEERIRWMLLNGMMEEAAFLADRGLSGSPAFEGLGYEDALALHRGQIDQEEVVARICRLHRGYAKRQRTWFRKVEGVHWLEMSESGREKALDEATALILEYLSAFSAGALRGREQKG, encoded by the coding sequence ATGGAGCGGCGCGATTCGAGGCCCGTTATCGCCCTGATCGGCCCGACGGGCACGGGAAAATCCGCCTTGGCCGTGGCGATTGCGGGCCGCCTCGCCGAGCGGAGCGTCCGGGTGGAAATCGTGGGGGCAGATGCCCGGCAGATTTACCGGGAGCTTTCCGTGGGCACGTCCAAGCCCTCGGTCCTCGAGCGGGCGGCCGTTCCGCATCACATGATCGATGTGGCGGCCCCGGAGGAGGTGTTCAGCGCGGCCCGGTACGCACGGGAGGCGCTGATTTGCCTGGAGGGCATCTATGCCCGGGGGGGCTTTCCCCTGGTCGTGGGCGGAAGCGGCCTCTACATTCGCGCGCTTCTGGAGGGGCTGTTCGAGGGACCGGAGGCGGACCCGGCCCTGCGATCCCGGCTGGAGGAGGTGGCGGAACGGGAAGGTCCGGCGGCCCTTCATCGCCGGCTGGCGGCGAGCGACCCGGCGGCCGCGGCCCGTCTCCATCCGAATGACCGCAAGCGCGTGATCCGCGCGCTGGAGGTGTACGAGGTGACCGGGCGGCCCATTTCCGCCCTTCAGGCCGAGGCGGCGGTCGCGGGCTTTACCCGGCCGCGCTATCTGGGCCTCGATTGGCCGATGGAGGCCTACGCGGCGCGTGTCGAGGAGCGCATCCGGTGGATGCTCCTGAACGGGATGATGGAGGAGGCTGCCTTCCTCGCCGATCGCGGGCTGAGCGGCTCACCCGCCTTTGAGGGGCTGGGCTACGAGGACGCGCTGGCGCTGCACCGGGGACAAATTGATCAGGAAGAGGTGGTCGCCCGCATTTGCCGCCTGCACAGGGGCTACGCGAAGCGGCAGCGTACCTGGTTCCGGAAGGTGGAGGGCGTTCACTGGCTGGAAATGTCTGAGAGCGGCCGGGAGAAGGCGCTGGATGAGGCCACAGCGTTGATTCTGGAGTATCTGTCCGCTTTTTCGGCCGGCGCTCTGCGCGGGCGGGAGCAGAAAGGTTGA
- the aroC gene encoding chorismate synthase: protein MSNTFGQVFRFTTWGESHGPAIGVVVDGCPAGLPLSEADLQYDLDRRRPGQSRVTTQRNETDQAEILSGVFEGKTTGAPISILIRNQDADSSKYEPLRDIFRPGHADFTYWAKWGHRDHRGGGRSSARETAGRVAAGAIAKKILVREGIDICGFVSQIGDVIWEGEDFDPAEIEKNPVRCPDSETAKKMEEVIMAARKEGDSVGGVVTVRATGVPAGWGEPIYGRLDAELATAMMGINAVKGVEFGAGFRSARMRGSENNDPFDAVGGNIVPRTNHAGGILGGISTGAPIVLRFAVKPTSSILLAQDTVTALGERTQVKVEGRHAPCVAPRAVPIGEAMMAVVLADHMRRNLGSRFGEG from the coding sequence ATGTCGAATACATTTGGCCAGGTTTTCCGCTTCACAACGTGGGGGGAGTCCCACGGCCCCGCCATTGGGGTTGTGGTGGATGGCTGTCCGGCGGGACTGCCGCTCTCAGAGGCCGACCTTCAGTACGACCTCGATCGGCGGCGGCCCGGCCAGAGCCGCGTGACCACCCAGCGGAACGAGACGGACCAGGCCGAAATCCTCTCGGGCGTTTTCGAGGGGAAAACCACGGGGGCGCCCATTTCCATCCTCATTCGCAACCAGGATGCGGACTCCAGTAAATATGAGCCGCTGCGCGATATTTTCCGCCCCGGACATGCCGACTTCACCTACTGGGCGAAGTGGGGGCACCGGGATCATCGCGGGGGAGGGCGATCGAGTGCCCGCGAAACGGCCGGCCGTGTGGCGGCGGGCGCCATTGCGAAAAAGATACTGGTGCGCGAGGGGATCGACATCTGCGGTTTCGTGAGCCAGATCGGGGATGTGATCTGGGAGGGGGAGGATTTCGATCCGGCGGAAATCGAGAAGAACCCGGTTCGCTGCCCCGACTCCGAGACCGCAAAAAAGATGGAAGAGGTGATCATGGCAGCGAGAAAAGAGGGCGATTCGGTGGGCGGGGTAGTGACAGTCCGCGCCACGGGGGTTCCCGCGGGATGGGGAGAGCCGATTTACGGACGGCTCGACGCGGAGCTGGCAACCGCCATGATGGGGATCAACGCAGTCAAGGGGGTGGAATTCGGCGCGGGATTCCGCTCGGCCCGGATGCGGGGGTCGGAAAACAACGATCCCTTCGATGCCGTCGGCGGCAACATCGTTCCGCGGACGAATCACGCCGGCGGCATTTTGGGCGGGATCTCGACGGGGGCGCCGATCGTACTCCGTTTCGCGGTGAAGCCGACGTCCTCGATTTTACTGGCACAGGACACGGTGACGGCCTTGGGCGAACGGACCCAGGTAAAAGTCGAGGGACGCCACGCCCCGTGCGTCGCTCCCCGGGCGGTTCCCATCGGGGAGGCGATGATGGCGGTTGTCCTGGCGGATCATATGCGGCGGAATCTGGGGAGCCGGTTCGGAGAAGGTTGA
- a CDS encoding integration host factor subunit beta: MTKAELVEKISPKINLTKKDTERVVNIVFGSIIQSLAQGDKVELRGFGSFRVRKRDSRDGRNPRTGDTVQIPPKKVPFFKAGKELRELVDSNIPASPGGFASNDGSSAGAEAAATVTEGYPGSSVS; this comes from the coding sequence ATGACCAAAGCCGAATTGGTAGAGAAGATCTCGCCAAAGATCAATCTCACAAAAAAAGATACCGAACGCGTTGTGAACATCGTATTCGGAAGTATCATTCAGTCTTTGGCGCAAGGCGATAAGGTCGAGTTGCGGGGTTTCGGAAGTTTCCGTGTGCGCAAGCGAGACAGCCGCGATGGACGAAACCCCCGTACGGGCGACACCGTCCAGATTCCCCCGAAGAAGGTACCCTTTTTCAAGGCGGGCAAAGAGCTGCGGGAGTTGGTGGACAGCAACATTCCGGCTTCGCCCGGCGGCTTTGCCAGCAACGACGGCTCGTCTGCGGGCGCGGAAGCCGCCGCAACCGTGACAGAGGGGTATCCCGGCTCCAGCGTTTCCTAG
- a CDS encoding AAA family ATPase — MNIILVGFKGAGKSTIGPLLAERLGYAFDDLDRRIEAAGGEILGERVTFREVFRRLGEEAFRALEQCLLGEALGEENLVLALGGGAALHGAAPDQLSGHLVVYIRVAAEALFRRIEAEGWPAYLDGEADPAQALRKILEERLPRYEALADIVVDNPDGADPAAAAKHAADRILGRRARGG; from the coding sequence TTGAATATCATCCTGGTGGGATTCAAAGGTGCGGGGAAATCCACGATCGGGCCGCTTCTGGCCGAGCGTCTGGGATATGCCTTCGATGATCTCGATCGGCGGATTGAGGCGGCGGGCGGGGAAATTCTCGGTGAGCGTGTCACCTTCCGCGAGGTTTTCAGGCGCCTGGGAGAGGAGGCGTTCCGTGCGCTGGAGCAGTGCCTGCTCGGCGAGGCCCTGGGGGAGGAGAATCTGGTCCTCGCCCTCGGCGGCGGCGCGGCGCTTCACGGTGCCGCCCCCGATCAGCTGAGCGGCCACCTCGTGGTATATATCCGGGTAGCGGCCGAGGCCCTGTTCCGGCGCATCGAGGCGGAAGGCTGGCCCGCCTATCTGGACGGAGAGGCGGACCCGGCACAGGCGCTACGGAAAATCCTGGAGGAGCGTCTGCCCAGGTATGAAGCGCTCGCCGACATTGTGGTGGACAATCCGGACGGCGCGGACCCGGCCGCAGCCGCGAAGCATGCGGCGGACCGGATTCTCGGCAGAAGGGCGCGAGGCGGGTAA
- the sppA gene encoding signal peptide peptidase SppA, whose amino-acid sequence MSRGVLVSGAVVLTIFLVLYGLTRLPDFGGGQAGGGPEAIALIRIQGGIFGSEETLKALARFRSNRRLKALLLRIDSPGGAVGPTQEIYEEVLRLRRMGRKVVASLGTVAASGGYYVAVAADRIYANPGTITGSIGVVMVLPNTEKIFDTIGIRFRVIKSAPHKDLGSPLRKMTEAERKILQDLIDDTYRQFVKAISLGRKLEEKKVLQLADGSIFSGERALRMGLVDRLGTQQDAGVEAARLAGITGSFRIVELTPREGLLTLLTKLTRNAISWFGGEGPALLGSPPAVLQYMWK is encoded by the coding sequence ATGAGCCGCGGCGTACTGGTTTCCGGTGCGGTCGTTTTGACGATATTTCTCGTCCTCTATGGTCTGACCCGCTTGCCCGATTTTGGGGGGGGGCAGGCGGGAGGCGGCCCGGAGGCTATCGCCCTCATTCGAATCCAAGGCGGGATATTCGGCTCCGAGGAGACCCTCAAGGCGCTGGCCCGGTTCCGCAGCAACCGGCGGCTGAAGGCCCTGCTGCTCCGGATTGACAGCCCGGGCGGGGCGGTGGGCCCGACGCAGGAGATTTATGAGGAAGTCCTTCGTCTGCGCCGCATGGGCCGAAAGGTGGTGGCCTCCCTCGGGACGGTCGCGGCCTCGGGTGGATATTATGTGGCGGTTGCCGCGGATCGGATTTATGCGAATCCGGGGACGATCACCGGAAGCATTGGGGTTGTCATGGTGCTTCCCAACACGGAAAAGATTTTTGATACAATAGGCATACGTTTCCGCGTGATTAAAAGTGCGCCGCACAAGGATCTGGGCTCTCCCCTCCGGAAGATGACGGAGGCGGAGCGGAAGATTCTTCAGGATCTCATTGACGACACCTATCGCCAGTTTGTGAAGGCGATTTCCTTGGGCCGGAAGCTGGAGGAAAAAAAGGTTCTCCAGCTGGCCGATGGAAGCATCTTCAGCGGTGAGCGGGCCCTGCGGATGGGGCTGGTGGATCGACTGGGAACGCAGCAGGACGCGGGGGTGGAGGCCGCCCGGCTTGCCGGGATTACCGGAAGTTTCCGCATCGTGGAGTTGACGCCGCGGGAAGGATTGCTCACTCTATTGACCAAGCTGACGCGAAACGCGATTTCCTGGTTCGGCGGTGAGGGACCGGCGCTTTTGGGATCTCCCCCTGCCGTGCTACAGTATATGTGGAAGTGA
- a CDS encoding Crp/Fnr family transcriptional regulator, with product MAYESLLSQIPFFSQLSPESISELSRRINRRRYEKDQIIFHKDDPGSMLYIILSGKVKITLPSPEGENVIVAILSTGDFFGELSLFDGESRSATATATEISEILTLDQKEFIHYISENPKVSINILAELSRRLRRTDELLSDAAFCSLGARLAKRILELSERYGEKISPKSTRLNLKLKQQDLADMVGATRESVNKMLRDFRSKEIIDFQKGIITILDRDALEIESN from the coding sequence TTCTCCCAGCTTTCGCCCGAATCTATCTCCGAACTGTCCCGCCGCATCAACCGGCGGCGCTACGAAAAAGACCAGATCATTTTCCACAAGGACGACCCTGGCTCCATGCTCTATATCATTCTCTCCGGGAAGGTGAAGATCACCCTTCCCTCGCCCGAGGGGGAAAACGTCATTGTCGCCATTCTCTCCACCGGCGACTTCTTCGGGGAACTTTCCTTGTTCGACGGCGAATCCCGCTCGGCCACGGCCACCGCAACGGAAATCTCCGAAATACTCACGCTCGACCAGAAAGAGTTTATCCACTACATAAGCGAAAACCCGAAAGTTTCCATCAATATCCTGGCCGAACTCAGCCGCCGCCTCCGGCGGACCGATGAACTATTGAGCGACGCCGCGTTCTGCAGCCTCGGCGCCCGCCTCGCCAAACGGATACTGGAGCTCTCCGAACGCTACGGAGAGAAAATTTCCCCGAAAAGTACGCGCCTGAATCTCAAGCTCAAGCAACAAGATCTCGCCGACATGGTGGGCGCCACGCGGGAGAGCGTCAACAAAATGCTCCGCGACTTCCGGTCCAAGGAAATTATCGATTTCCAAAAGGGAATCATCACGATTCTCGATCGCGACGCGCTGGAAATAGAATCGAACTGA